A part of Aegilops tauschii subsp. strangulata cultivar AL8/78 chromosome 2, Aet v6.0, whole genome shotgun sequence genomic DNA contains:
- the LOC109781566 gene encoding uncharacterized protein gives MDGLIDASKVPCVYKSFGCERYVDQHSLVKHSSRCVRAPYYCYECMSPFEGSLASLVHHLTAPSVDHYWPAAVNIKYETCYPFAVPESLEDHRRLLVAEEDGNVFLLAVVPARPVQGTAPSM, from the coding sequence atggatgGCCTCATCGATGCCTCCAAGGTGCCCTGCGTCTACAAGAGTTTCGGCTGCGAGAGGTATGTCGACCAGCACTCGCTAGTGAAGCATAGTTCTAGATGCGTGCGCGCGCCCTACTACTGCTATGAGTGCATGTCACCATTTGAGGGATCGCTGGCGAGcctcgtgcatcacctcacggcaCCGTCCGTCGATCACTACTGGCCTGCGGCGgtgaacatcaagtacgagacgtgctacccgttcgcCGTGCCGGaatcgctggaggatcaccgccggcTGCTAgtcgcggaggaggacggcaacGTCTTCCTCTTGGCCGTGGTACCGGCAAGGCCCGTGCAGGGCACCGCCCCGTCtatgtag
- the LOC141041054 gene encoding uncharacterized protein, whose amino-acid sequence MPPRHQETWGYRGVRARPSGSFSAEIRFRGMRLGLGTLDTANEAARAYDAAAWRLRWTHRALNFPNMPTQERAQERAPPPWLITDEDHRDHRRQEHRLGIAEMDEEAMALWWQCFPQDIINEREFYAQRRAEREKRKVERATYREDKRTQKAVVQFNIKLGATSPWDSNDDRYLDAYIETSEEDITEESDDEE is encoded by the coding sequence atgccgccgcgtcaccaggaaacttggggataccgcggcgtccgcgcgcgcccctccggcagcttctccgccgagatccggttccgcgggatgcgcctcggccttgGCACTTTAGACACCGCCAATGAGGCTGCCCGCGCGTACGATGCGGCAGCGTGGCGCCTCCGATGGACTCATAGagcattgaacttccccaacatGCCGACGCAGGAGCGAGCGCAGGAGCGAGCGCCTCCGCCGTGGCTTATCACCGACGAAGATCATCGCGACCACCGGAGGCAGGAGCatcgtctcggcatcgccgagatggacgaggaagccatggcgttgTGGTGGCAATGTTTCCCGCaagacatcatcaacgagcgcgagttctacgcgcaaaggagagCGGAGAGGGAAAAGAGGAAGGTGGAGCGAGCcacctatcgcgaggacaagcgtacgcAGAAGGCAGTCGTTCAATTCAACATCAAGCTAGGAGCAACGTCGCCCTGGGACTCCAACGACGATCGGTATCTGGACGCCTACAttgagacgtcggaggaggacatcaccgaggagtcggacgacgaggagtag